One segment of Laspinema palackyanum D2c DNA contains the following:
- a CDS encoding adenine phosphoribosyltransferase yields the protein MDIKSLVRDISDFPKPGILFRDITTLLRDPQGLRYVVDTMTEKCAPLQPDCIVGMESRGFLFGVPLAYQLGIGFIPVRKPGKLPAPCHEVEYELEYGSDRLSMHQDAIPPGSRVLIVDDLIATGGTAVATVQLLELAQAELVGFCFLIELQNLNGRQRLPNVPILSLIEY from the coding sequence ATGGATATAAAATCTCTGGTTCGTGACATTTCCGACTTTCCCAAACCGGGCATTCTGTTTCGGGATATTACCACCCTCCTGCGAGACCCCCAGGGTTTACGGTATGTGGTGGATACCATGACGGAAAAATGTGCCCCTCTCCAACCGGATTGCATCGTCGGTATGGAGTCTCGGGGGTTTCTGTTTGGGGTCCCCCTCGCTTATCAACTCGGCATCGGGTTTATCCCGGTTCGCAAACCGGGTAAATTACCCGCCCCTTGTCACGAAGTTGAATATGAGTTGGAATATGGCAGCGATCGCCTCTCTATGCACCAGGACGCCATCCCACCGGGTTCTCGCGTCTTAATTGTAGATGACTTGATTGCCACTGGGGGAACTGCCGTTGCCACTGTCCAACTTTTAGAACTCGCCCAAGCTGAACTCGTGGGCTTTTGCTTTTTAATTGAATTGCAGAATTTGAACGGACGACAAAGACTCCCCAATGTCCCCATTTTGAGTTTGATAGAGTATTAA